From Pseudomonas asiatica, the proteins below share one genomic window:
- a CDS encoding ABC transporter substrate-binding protein, translating to MRLVATVAGLALALTGLNASAETIRIAIGTQDTTINCATGGLLIRELGLLDKYLPHDGKYKDAKYQVEWKNFTSGAPLTNEMVAGKLDFGAMADFPGSFNGVAHLDAGKRSLFVSVLSGSVHGSGNGIVVPAASSVQSLAELKGRTISVPFASTAHGMLLRAVAAQGWDPQKDVRIIAQAPEIAGSALRSNRIEAHADFVPFAELFPNRGFARKIYDGAQANAPTFHGALVDADYAKKYPEVVTAYLRASLEADRLIAAEPEKYSELIEKVTGIEAEVNYLFHGPLGLQTRDLTWKPEYRQAVATSIDTLKLLKKTDRGLDTDKFIDDQYIRAAFKEAGLDYDKALKDYDPQPLKANDALTGKPITDFSRLAQIWVRGEGKVRHYASPEAALGALAQLEQEGKDIRAIYAQAADSGIKLLANQAWFVRNAKGELAAFLLKDQAEQYAKAHGGEALDFVSANQKLVAQR from the coding sequence ATGCGCCTTGTTGCAACCGTGGCCGGCCTCGCGCTGGCGCTCACTGGCCTGAATGCCAGCGCCGAAACCATCCGCATCGCCATTGGCACCCAGGACACCACCATCAACTGCGCCACTGGTGGCCTGCTGATACGCGAGCTTGGCCTGCTGGACAAGTACCTGCCGCATGACGGCAAATACAAAGATGCCAAGTATCAGGTGGAGTGGAAGAACTTCACCAGCGGTGCGCCACTGACCAATGAAATGGTCGCTGGCAAACTCGACTTCGGTGCAATGGCCGACTTCCCCGGGTCGTTCAACGGTGTTGCCCACCTGGATGCCGGCAAGCGCAGCCTGTTCGTAAGCGTGCTGTCGGGCAGCGTGCACGGCAGCGGCAATGGCATCGTCGTACCGGCGGCGTCCAGCGTGCAGTCGCTGGCTGAACTCAAGGGCAGGACCATTTCCGTGCCGTTCGCCTCCACCGCCCACGGCATGCTGCTGCGTGCCGTAGCAGCCCAGGGCTGGGACCCGCAGAAGGATGTGCGAATCATCGCCCAGGCGCCGGAAATCGCCGGTTCCGCCCTGCGTAGCAACCGCATCGAGGCCCATGCCGACTTCGTGCCGTTCGCCGAACTGTTCCCCAACCGCGGCTTCGCCCGCAAGATCTATGACGGCGCCCAAGCCAACGCACCGACCTTCCATGGCGCTTTGGTCGATGCCGATTATGCGAAGAAGTACCCCGAAGTGGTCACCGCCTACCTGCGCGCCAGCCTCGAAGCCGATCGGCTGATCGCTGCGGAACCTGAGAAGTACAGCGAGTTGATCGAGAAAGTCACCGGCATCGAGGCCGAGGTCAATTACCTGTTCCACGGCCCGCTCGGCCTGCAGACCCGCGACCTGACATGGAAGCCTGAATACCGTCAGGCAGTCGCAACCTCCATCGATACGCTCAAGCTGCTTAAAAAGACCGACCGCGGCCTCGACACCGACAAGTTCATCGACGACCAGTACATCCGTGCGGCCTTCAAGGAGGCTGGCCTGGACTACGACAAGGCGCTGAAAGACTATGATCCGCAGCCACTCAAGGCCAATGACGCGCTGACAGGCAAACCGATCACCGACTTCAGCCGCCTGGCACAGATCTGGGTGCGCGGTGAAGGCAAGGTCCGCCACTACGCTTCGCCGGAGGCCGCGCTTGGCGCCTTGGCCCAGCTGGAGCAGGAGGGCAAGGACATCCGCGCCATCTACGCCCAGGCCGCCGACAGCGGAATCAAGTTGCTGGCGAACCAGGCCTGGTTCGTGCGTAACGCCAAGGGTGAACTGGCAGCGTTCCTGCTCAAGGACCAGGCCGAGCAGTATGCCAAGGCCCATGGCGGTGAAGCGCTGGACTTCGTCAGCGCCAACCAGAAGTTGGTCGCCCAGCGCTGA
- a CDS encoding ABC transporter permease gives MTCNLKRWPVRLASLLACLLFWQVAASVKLDLGLLTFTYVPTPKAVLEAAWQLLTSSTLLAHLGSSLSRVFAGYGAAALIGVALGLLIGRSKWAEDTLLPPLEVLRPIPAVAWIPLAILMFPSSELSMVFITFTGALFPILLNTVHGVEAIDPRLVASARSLGAERWSILREVVLPGALPSIVTGLAIGMGTSWFCLVTAEMISGQFGIGYYTWESYTLQNYPDIIVGMLLIGVLGMGSSALVKRLGELATPWYRTRRAS, from the coding sequence ATGACCTGCAACCTCAAGCGCTGGCCGGTGCGCCTGGCTTCGCTGCTGGCCTGCCTGCTGTTCTGGCAGGTCGCGGCGAGCGTGAAGCTGGACCTCGGGCTGCTGACGTTCACCTATGTCCCCACACCGAAGGCGGTGCTGGAAGCTGCCTGGCAGTTGCTGACCTCCAGCACCCTGCTGGCGCACCTGGGCAGCAGCCTGTCACGGGTGTTTGCCGGTTATGGCGCCGCGGCGCTGATTGGCGTGGCCCTGGGGTTGTTGATCGGCCGCTCGAAATGGGCCGAGGACACCCTGCTGCCGCCACTCGAAGTGCTGCGTCCGATTCCGGCGGTGGCGTGGATTCCGCTGGCGATCCTGATGTTCCCGTCGTCGGAACTGTCGATGGTGTTCATAACGTTCACTGGCGCGCTGTTCCCGATCCTGCTGAACACCGTGCACGGCGTCGAGGCCATCGACCCGCGCCTGGTGGCGTCGGCGCGCAGCCTCGGTGCAGAACGTTGGTCGATCCTGCGCGAAGTGGTGTTGCCTGGAGCGCTGCCAAGCATCGTCACTGGCCTTGCCATCGGCATGGGTACTTCATGGTTCTGCCTGGTCACCGCCGAGATGATTTCCGGACAGTTCGGTATCGGCTACTACACCTGGGAGTCGTACACCTTGCAAAACTACCCGGACATCATCGTCGGCATGCTGCTGATCGGCGTGCTGGGCATGGGCAGCAGCGCCCTGGTCAAGCGACTTGGGGAATTGGCCACGCCTTGGTACCGCACGCGGAGGGCCAGCTGA
- a CDS encoding ABC transporter ATP-binding protein yields the protein MNSYQPAPGRIDGRGLSIRLGHGSEAFEAVQRLDFAVEPGEFVCILGPSGCGKSTLLGALAGHLVPSSGQLSVDGQTVAGPSPQRGMVFQHHTLLPWRSVLDNVAFGLKMQGQGRAERRRQAREMLQLVGLADFAGRWPSQLSGGMQQRAEIARVLINRPRLLLMDEPFGALDAQTRARMQELLLDIWASIRTTVVFVTHDIDEALFLADRILVMSPRPGRFIEDLHLEFPRPRRASLLTSPEFTHLKRHCLALLRHEEGRELPRLTPLGLPDTEHPPLRIAL from the coding sequence ATGAACAGTTATCAACCAGCGCCAGGGCGTATCGACGGGCGTGGCCTGTCGATACGACTGGGGCATGGCAGCGAAGCATTCGAGGCGGTGCAGCGTCTGGACTTTGCCGTAGAGCCTGGCGAGTTCGTCTGCATCCTTGGCCCCTCCGGTTGCGGCAAGTCGACGTTGCTTGGCGCCCTGGCCGGGCACCTGGTGCCCAGCAGCGGCCAGTTGAGCGTGGATGGCCAGACCGTTGCCGGGCCGTCACCGCAGCGTGGCATGGTGTTTCAGCACCACACCTTGCTGCCTTGGCGTAGCGTGCTCGACAACGTGGCCTTCGGCCTGAAGATGCAGGGCCAGGGCCGCGCCGAACGTCGCCGGCAGGCTCGTGAAATGCTGCAACTGGTGGGGCTGGCCGACTTTGCCGGGCGCTGGCCCAGTCAGTTGTCCGGCGGCATGCAGCAACGGGCCGAGATTGCCCGGGTGCTGATCAACCGGCCGCGCCTTTTGCTGATGGACGAACCCTTCGGTGCCCTGGATGCGCAAACCCGTGCACGCATGCAGGAGCTGTTGCTGGATATCTGGGCAAGCATCCGCACCACCGTGGTGTTCGTCACCCACGATATCGACGAGGCGCTGTTCCTGGCCGACCGTATCCTGGTGATGAGCCCGCGACCTGGCCGCTTTATCGAAGACCTGCACCTGGAGTTTCCGCGCCCACGCCGCGCCAGCCTGCTGACCAGCCCTGAATTCACTCACCTCAAGCGTCACTGTCTGGCCTTGCTCCGTCACGAGGAAGGCCGCGAACTCCCGCGCCTGACCCCGCTGGGCCTGCCGGACACTGAGCACCCACCGCTACGGATCGCGCTATGA
- a CDS encoding HEAT repeat domain-containing protein, which produces MTERTTDNPDILALLPRLGAADAGVRRIALIELADLEDPDGLPWLTDALLVDVADEVRAESARLLEAWEEPEVVQALCAALADAAEPVRLAAAQSLSELKSLENGQLILPWVKHADAFVRASALRALRELRLEDAAEPALLALADGDAAVRREAVGILGWLKHQPALPALAKLAADEPDTEVRRAAIGALGLARDSAVVPALVAALADKAWQVREEAATTLGKVGLAPAGPALVNALADDFWQVRLRAARSLGRLRHVAALDALGELLGHGIANLRKEAALALGELGQARALPVLQAAEADSDPEVRKAVRIAMAQLRGAY; this is translated from the coding sequence ATGACTGAACGAACGACTGACAACCCCGACATCCTTGCTCTTCTGCCTCGCCTTGGTGCCGCTGATGCAGGCGTGCGCCGCATCGCCCTGATCGAACTGGCCGACCTGGAAGACCCGGATGGCTTGCCATGGCTCACCGATGCACTGCTGGTGGATGTCGCCGACGAGGTGCGTGCCGAGTCCGCGCGCCTGCTCGAGGCCTGGGAAGAACCCGAAGTTGTGCAGGCCCTGTGTGCTGCGCTGGCCGATGCTGCCGAGCCGGTACGGCTGGCTGCCGCCCAGAGCCTCAGCGAACTCAAGAGCCTTGAAAACGGTCAGCTGATCCTGCCATGGGTCAAGCATGCCGATGCCTTCGTCCGTGCAAGCGCCCTGCGTGCCTTGCGCGAGTTGCGCCTGGAAGATGCTGCAGAGCCTGCACTGCTGGCCCTGGCCGATGGCGACGCCGCGGTCCGGCGTGAGGCAGTGGGTATTCTTGGCTGGCTCAAGCACCAGCCGGCATTGCCAGCATTGGCAAAGCTTGCCGCAGATGAGCCGGACACCGAGGTGCGCCGCGCGGCCATTGGTGCGCTGGGGCTCGCCCGCGACAGCGCGGTGGTGCCAGCATTGGTGGCTGCATTGGCTGACAAGGCCTGGCAAGTGCGTGAAGAAGCCGCCACCACGCTAGGCAAGGTGGGCCTGGCCCCAGCAGGCCCGGCACTGGTAAATGCTCTTGCCGATGACTTCTGGCAAGTACGTCTGCGTGCGGCGCGGTCTCTGGGGCGGCTGCGTCATGTTGCGGCCCTGGACGCGCTTGGCGAGTTGCTTGGCCACGGCATTGCCAACCTGCGCAAGGAGGCGGCTCTGGCCCTGGGTGAGCTGGGCCAGGCGCGTGCCTTGCCGGTGCTGCAGGCCGCCGAGGCCGATAGCGATCCCGAGGTGCGCAAGGCTGTGCGGATCGCCATGGCGCAACTGCGCGGGGCCTACTGA
- a CDS encoding DUF971 domain-containing protein, with protein MNAPQAIRNMRGPGQLVLQWQDGEHSLSHARLRGACPCSQCRTARLQGSISLVRDDVRVVQIEPQGYGVQLVFSDGHERGIYPWAYLRDLIAL; from the coding sequence ATGAACGCCCCGCAAGCTATTCGCAACATGCGCGGGCCCGGGCAACTGGTGCTGCAATGGCAAGACGGCGAACACAGCCTCAGCCATGCCCGCCTGCGCGGTGCTTGCCCCTGTTCACAATGCCGAACGGCACGGCTGCAGGGGAGCATCAGTCTGGTGCGCGATGATGTGCGCGTGGTGCAAATCGAGCCGCAAGGATATGGCGTGCAGCTGGTGTTCAGCGATGGGCATGAACGGGGTATCTACCCTTGGGCTTACCTGCGTGACCTGATTGCCCTGTGA
- a CDS encoding ABC transporter ATP-binding protein, translating into MNAFNTSHLHAANQPDATPPLVSFEGVGKVFSVDGQPLEAIRNFNLSINQGEFIAIVGASGCGKSTLLRLLVGLDTDYSGNIRVDGHTVSGIGSERGIVFQEHRLFPWLSVEQNIALGLVNEPLTQGERARRVHEFVQLVGLVGFESAYPHQLSGGMAQRVAIARGLVASPRILLLDEPFGALDALTRQQLQDELLAIRERAGITTLLVTHDAEEATYLADRVVVLEPRPGRIKSVVEIDLPHPRLRTGAALHELREKVLHQVTGDGGYLTPPVRRVEGLRPELIAL; encoded by the coding sequence ATGAACGCCTTCAACACCTCGCACCTGCACGCGGCCAACCAGCCCGATGCCACCCCACCCCTGGTCAGCTTCGAGGGGGTCGGCAAAGTGTTCAGCGTCGATGGCCAGCCGCTGGAAGCCATCCGCAACTTCAACCTGTCGATCAACCAAGGCGAATTCATCGCCATCGTTGGTGCTTCCGGCTGTGGCAAATCTACTCTGCTGCGCCTGCTGGTGGGGCTGGATACCGACTACAGCGGCAACATCCGTGTGGACGGCCACACTGTCAGCGGCATTGGTAGCGAACGCGGCATCGTGTTTCAGGAGCACCGGCTGTTCCCCTGGCTGAGCGTGGAACAGAACATTGCCCTGGGCCTGGTCAACGAACCGCTCACCCAGGGTGAGCGCGCGCGGCGGGTACACGAGTTCGTGCAACTGGTGGGGCTGGTCGGCTTCGAGTCAGCCTACCCACACCAGCTGTCCGGCGGCATGGCCCAGCGCGTGGCGATCGCCCGAGGCCTGGTAGCCAGCCCGCGTATCCTGCTGCTCGACGAGCCGTTCGGCGCGCTGGATGCGCTTACCCGCCAGCAACTGCAGGACGAGCTGCTGGCTATTCGCGAACGTGCAGGCATCACCACGCTGCTGGTCACCCATGACGCCGAAGAGGCCACCTACCTGGCCGACCGGGTGGTGGTTCTGGAACCGCGCCCGGGGCGGATCAAGTCGGTGGTGGAGATCGACCTGCCACACCCACGGTTGCGTACGGGCGCGGCACTTCACGAGCTGCGGGAGAAGGTGCTGCACCAGGTCACCGGGGATGGCGGCTACCTGACGCCGCCGGTGCGCCGGGTCGAAGGGTTGAGGCCGGAGCTGATTGCGCTCTGA
- a CDS encoding ABC transporter permease translates to MNGILSRNRRWLRGPLCGPIATQGRSYKGLAYLVPAAIAVLWVVASREHWMSEQILPAPALVWQSAVEFGSGELWGHLWISLQRLFWGLAVGIGSGLLLGVWLGASRRAQTLVLPTFVALAQIPTLAWIPLFMLFFGIGELLKLVVLVKAVVVPVTLHTLVGVRDAQPKLREAAAVLRLPRHLLFLRLLLPAALPAFLTGVRLALATGWTSLLAVELLASSEGIGYLMVWGRQLFMLDLVLLCILVIGLVGALLERGFSALEKRLLYWPQAATGEQHRGPVPRGWQSLLLPLALLALWQFSSSLGWVDSNILTSPLEVLRTLLTGLADGSLPQALLLSLQRALAGLLLGGSAGLLAGLLLGLSANAERIFEPSLSALRQVALFAWVPLLTAWFGLGEGAKQVFVGMAAFFPLLIATQRGIASLSPQLGEAARTLRLNLWQRLRLLVLPGAAPAIFAGLRLSLIYAWLGTIGAEYFMPSDGGIASLMIGAQQLFRMDQVMAAMLLIGLVGALLGTLGQRLESRATRWRTA, encoded by the coding sequence ATGAATGGAATTCTGAGCAGGAATCGGAGGTGGCTCCGGGGGCCGCTGTGCGGCCCTATCGCGACACAAGGCCGCTCCTACAAAGGCCTCGCATACCTGGTGCCTGCAGCAATTGCCGTGCTGTGGGTAGTGGCCAGCCGGGAGCACTGGATGAGCGAGCAGATTCTGCCGGCGCCAGCATTGGTTTGGCAGAGCGCGGTGGAGTTTGGCTCCGGCGAGCTGTGGGGGCACCTGTGGATAAGCTTGCAGCGGTTGTTCTGGGGGCTGGCGGTCGGCATCGGCAGCGGGTTGCTGCTGGGTGTTTGGCTGGGAGCTTCGCGGCGGGCGCAAACGCTGGTGCTGCCGACCTTCGTGGCGCTGGCACAGATTCCTACCCTGGCCTGGATCCCGTTGTTCATGCTGTTCTTCGGGATCGGCGAGTTGCTCAAGCTGGTGGTGCTGGTGAAAGCCGTGGTGGTCCCCGTCACCTTGCACACGCTGGTCGGTGTACGCGATGCCCAGCCCAAGCTGCGAGAGGCCGCTGCGGTGCTGCGCCTGCCTCGCCATCTACTGTTCCTGCGCCTGCTGCTACCGGCTGCCCTGCCCGCCTTCCTCACCGGCGTACGCCTCGCCCTGGCCACCGGCTGGACCTCGCTGCTGGCGGTCGAACTGCTGGCCTCCAGCGAAGGGATTGGCTACCTGATGGTGTGGGGACGGCAGCTGTTCATGCTCGACCTGGTGCTGCTGTGCATCCTGGTGATCGGCCTGGTCGGCGCACTGCTGGAGCGCGGCTTCTCGGCCCTGGAAAAGCGCCTGCTGTACTGGCCGCAAGCGGCCACAGGGGAGCAGCACCGTGGCCCCGTGCCGCGGGGTTGGCAAAGCCTGCTGCTGCCACTGGCACTGTTGGCCCTGTGGCAGTTCAGTAGCAGTTTGGGCTGGGTAGACAGCAACATCCTGACCTCACCACTTGAAGTGTTGCGCACCCTGCTGACCGGCCTGGCCGATGGTTCGCTGCCGCAAGCCTTGCTGCTGAGCCTGCAGCGCGCTTTGGCCGGCTTGCTGCTGGGCGGTAGCGCTGGCCTGCTGGCCGGTTTGCTGTTGGGGCTTTCGGCCAATGCCGAACGTATCTTCGAGCCTAGCCTGTCGGCGTTGCGTCAGGTGGCGCTGTTTGCCTGGGTGCCGCTGCTCACAGCCTGGTTCGGCCTGGGTGAAGGGGCCAAGCAGGTATTCGTCGGCATGGCTGCGTTCTTCCCGTTGCTGATCGCCACCCAGCGCGGTATCGCCAGCCTCTCGCCACAGCTGGGCGAAGCGGCGCGCACCCTGCGCCTGAACCTGTGGCAACGCCTGCGGCTGCTGGTGCTACCCGGCGCAGCCCCGGCCATTTTTGCCGGCCTGCGCCTGTCGCTGATCTACGCCTGGCTGGGCACCATCGGTGCCGAATACTTCATGCCCTCGGACGGAGGCATCGCCAGCCTGATGATCGGCGCCCAGCAGCTGTTCCGCATGGACCAGGTAATGGCCGCCATGCTGCTGATCGGCCTGGTCGGCGCCCTGCTCGGCACCCTTGGACAACGCCTCGAATCGCGCGCCACGCGCTGGAGAACCGCATGA
- a CDS encoding ABC transporter substrate-binding protein: MKIPLRHLITALGLAFTLSAHAAEPAKPASIRIAVPDLSAGSKPSAGGVVDVLRDQQLLEKEFAKDGIRIDWHFFKGAGPVVNEALANGQADFAYLGDLAAIVGKANGLDTRVLSAGVRGVKSYLGVVPGSGIKTLHDLKGKRVAVFRGTANQLSFASALASQGLSERELKVINLDFNAANAALAAKQIDATWGLSNLLSLRERGLVELPVNSRDLEGAGSTQAVLLCTGDFIRKYPELVQRLVNAQQQASAWLRDEHNREAYVELVASNANWPRSILNDDLAKEDLAHYFDPRLDAEFVGQLQQGVDLAAKERLIRRGFQVADWIEPRFLDVALQQKQAVQAAR; the protein is encoded by the coding sequence ATGAAAATCCCGCTGCGCCACCTGATCACCGCCCTTGGGCTGGCCTTCACCCTCAGCGCCCACGCAGCTGAACCGGCCAAGCCAGCAAGCATCCGCATCGCCGTGCCCGACCTCAGCGCGGGCAGCAAGCCCAGCGCCGGTGGCGTGGTCGACGTGCTGCGTGACCAGCAACTGCTGGAGAAGGAATTCGCCAAGGACGGCATTCGCATCGACTGGCACTTCTTCAAGGGCGCCGGGCCGGTGGTGAACGAAGCGTTGGCCAACGGCCAGGCCGATTTCGCCTACCTCGGCGACCTGGCCGCCATCGTCGGCAAGGCCAATGGCCTGGATACCCGCGTGCTGTCGGCGGGGGTACGTGGGGTGAAGAGCTACCTGGGCGTGGTGCCCGGTTCCGGCATCAAGACCCTGCACGACCTCAAAGGCAAGCGCGTGGCGGTGTTCCGTGGCACCGCCAACCAGCTGTCGTTCGCCAGCGCCCTGGCCAGCCAGGGGCTTAGCGAGCGCGAGCTGAAGGTGATCAACCTGGACTTCAACGCCGCCAATGCCGCACTGGCCGCCAAGCAGATCGACGCCACCTGGGGCCTGTCCAACCTGCTGTCGCTGCGCGAGCGCGGGCTGGTAGAGCTACCGGTCAACTCGCGTGATCTGGAAGGAGCCGGCAGTACCCAGGCGGTACTGCTGTGCACTGGCGATTTCATCCGCAAATACCCCGAGCTGGTGCAGCGCCTGGTCAATGCCCAGCAACAGGCCAGCGCCTGGCTGCGCGACGAACACAACCGCGAGGCCTATGTCGAGCTGGTGGCCAGCAATGCCAACTGGCCGCGCAGCATCCTCAATGACGACCTGGCCAAGGAAGACCTGGCCCATTACTTCGATCCACGGCTGGACGCCGAATTCGTCGGCCAGTTGCAACAGGGTGTGGACCTGGCCGCCAAGGAGCGCCTGATCCGCCGTGGCTTCCAGGTGGCCGACTGGATCGAACCACGTTTCCTCGATGTTGCGCTGCAACAAAAACAGGCCGTGCAGGCCGCCCGCTGA